One Candidatus Sulfurimonas baltica DNA segment encodes these proteins:
- a CDS encoding complex I subunit 5 family protein, with the protein MILLESLLFLSVGLPLLILYMLIVKKMHSIALYLAPWAAIPALMAAIFITPDTIEWNLPWLLLGSKVGLDPTGKVFLLLAGLLWTVAGIYAKIYFPDIDKQIRFYRFFLLAMVGNFSLILAQDLVSFYFGFTLMSFASYVLVVFKGDTVAFKAGIVYIALVVIGEVILFAALLMATKAADTTTFEAVRQSLTNAPNKDMIILLALVGFGIKTGLIGLHMWLPLAYRAAPTPASAVLSGTMIKAGLLGWLRLLPLGEIALPDWGAGVVILGLATAFYGVAIGLTQRNPKTLLAYSSISQMGIITISIGLGMFAPQAWPIILPGIAFYALHHGLSKGALFLGVGLSGSNHHLQRHWIWFGLWLPALALAGAPLTSGMMAKYLIKSYAFYAPTPWDWLLPILLSASAVATALLMARLLYLLRPAAIPFGSVPVAGLVWPWIVLLLAIIVVPLLSPSLEHIGKMELVGSLWPLLLSFFIFVAVLKTDIFRFLQPVPAGDVLVLLQHTLQLLQSMIKHFSKVQLYFMKMKRFSKLGIAIVWKDIITITKKNESFFTNWETSVSFVVVLMLVTSILAMIS; encoded by the coding sequence ATGATACTTTTAGAGAGTTTACTTTTCTTAAGTGTAGGCTTGCCACTGTTGATTTTATATATGCTGATAGTGAAAAAAATGCACTCCATAGCACTTTATTTAGCTCCTTGGGCGGCAATACCGGCATTGATGGCGGCTATATTTATAACACCAGACACAATAGAGTGGAATCTGCCATGGCTGCTGCTTGGTTCCAAGGTTGGACTTGATCCAACAGGGAAAGTATTCTTATTACTTGCGGGCCTATTATGGACAGTAGCAGGAATCTATGCCAAAATATATTTTCCAGATATTGACAAACAAATTAGATTTTATCGCTTTTTTTTACTCGCGATGGTGGGAAATTTTAGCTTAATCCTTGCACAGGATCTTGTGAGTTTCTATTTTGGTTTTACTTTAATGAGTTTTGCCTCTTACGTTTTAGTGGTTTTCAAAGGCGATACTGTAGCCTTCAAGGCAGGAATAGTGTACATTGCTTTGGTCGTAATAGGTGAAGTAATATTGTTCGCTGCACTGCTTATGGCTACGAAGGCTGCTGATACTACAACGTTTGAAGCTGTACGGCAAAGCTTAACAAATGCCCCAAACAAAGATATGATAATACTCTTGGCTCTGGTTGGTTTTGGTATTAAGACTGGTCTCATCGGCTTACATATGTGGTTGCCACTTGCGTATCGGGCAGCACCTACACCTGCGAGTGCCGTACTTTCAGGTACCATGATTAAAGCCGGCTTGCTAGGATGGCTGCGACTGTTGCCACTGGGCGAGATTGCTCTGCCAGATTGGGGTGCGGGTGTTGTGATATTGGGTCTGGCTACTGCATTTTATGGAGTAGCCATTGGATTAACACAACGCAATCCAAAAACTTTGCTGGCTTATTCCAGTATCAGTCAGATGGGTATCATCACCATATCTATTGGATTGGGAATGTTTGCTCCGCAGGCTTGGCCTATTATCCTTCCTGGCATTGCTTTTTATGCCCTGCACCATGGACTGAGTAAAGGTGCACTGTTTTTAGGTGTTGGTCTTTCAGGTAGTAATCATCATCTACAGCGTCACTGGATCTGGTTTGGTCTTTGGTTACCTGCGCTAGCGTTAGCAGGGGCCCCATTGACTAGCGGTATGATGGCCAAGTATTTGATAAAGAGCTATGCATTTTATGCTCCTACTCCCTGGGATTGGTTGCTACCGATTTTATTGTCAGCCAGTGCAGTTGCCACAGCATTACTGATGGCTCGGCTACTATATCTACTTCGACCGGCTGCTATCCCCTTTGGTTCAGTTCCCGTGGCAGGACTTGTATGGCCCTGGATAGTACTGCTTTTGGCCATTATTGTGGTGCCTTTATTAAGCCCTTCCTTGGAGCACATAGGAAAAATGGAGCTAGTTGGAAGCCTTTGGCCTCTACTACTTAGCTTTTTTATATTTGTTGCTGTCTTAAAAACAGATATATTTCGATTTCTACAACCTGTGCCCGCAGGTGATGTGCTGGTGTTATTGCAACATACTCTACAATTATTGCAGTCTATGATTAAACACTTCAGTAAGGTTCAACTTTATTTTATGAAAATGAAGCGCTTTTCCAAGTTAGGAATCGCTATTGTTTGGAAAGATATTATAACAATAACAAAAAAAAATGAGTCCTTTTTCACTAACTGGGAGACCTCCGTTTCTTTCGTTGTTGTCTTAATGCTTGTGACAAGTATATTGGCAATGATATCCTGA
- a CDS encoding IS1182 family transposase: MPNYKEGLNRHQQLLFPPSLDEYVDEDNSVRAIDSYVDSIDLATLGVFTSSGSSDGQPAYHPALLLKIYLYGYLNSIRSSRKLERELKRNVEMMWLCAGLTPGYKTIANFRKDNPKVLKQLFRDFVMLCRSVDLIDGEVVAIDGAFLRANASKNQLISETMTRKDIESVDEKIAEYLSSLEYSDSCEKKEIASVVHKQYLDRLKKYKSKLNSNLHTLKERNVTQYCKSDPDATLMRKPAHHLMAYNTQIAVDGKYKFIVATDISTKGVDLDQLYPLATQAKEATGNKHIKVVADAGYYNPKEIKRCVDEGIDVYVPIQDKQKKQVDRGKFPRDAFHYDEANDCYHCPNNKVLKRKKTIYENKGIKRFMYFGTHSVCKVCPLRSECLPEKTPAKRLWRWEHEALIVEHRTKMQTPEARTMIKQRAALAEHPFGTIKQNLGWSHFLMRGKTKVAGENALIMLTYNFRRLLNLIGIALFQKLMKALKSGNLESIKQEIAEYLAVLYFFRTFFRQKMSFSA; the protein is encoded by the coding sequence ATGCCAAATTACAAAGAGGGGTTAAACCGCCATCAACAACTCTTATTTCCTCCCAGTCTGGATGAGTATGTTGATGAGGATAATTCAGTAAGGGCTATTGACAGCTATGTCGATAGTATAGATTTAGCTACTTTGGGAGTGTTTACAAGTAGTGGTAGTTCTGATGGTCAACCTGCATATCATCCAGCACTACTTTTGAAGATTTATCTCTATGGATATCTCAATAGTATCCGAAGTTCTAGAAAGCTCGAACGTGAACTTAAACGCAATGTTGAGATGATGTGGCTTTGTGCTGGACTTACTCCTGGATACAAGACTATTGCTAACTTTCGCAAAGATAATCCCAAGGTACTGAAACAATTATTTCGTGACTTTGTAATGCTATGCCGTTCTGTCGATTTGATTGATGGAGAAGTCGTTGCCATTGACGGTGCCTTTTTACGGGCTAATGCATCAAAGAATCAACTTATCTCTGAAACAATGACTCGTAAGGATATAGAATCTGTTGATGAGAAAATAGCAGAGTATTTAAGTTCACTAGAGTATAGCGATAGCTGTGAGAAGAAAGAGATAGCATCAGTAGTACACAAGCAATATCTGGATCGACTTAAAAAATATAAATCAAAATTGAACAGTAATCTACACACATTGAAAGAGCGTAATGTAACACAATATTGCAAAAGTGATCCCGATGCTACCTTGATGCGTAAACCGGCACATCATCTTATGGCCTATAATACCCAGATTGCTGTTGATGGTAAATACAAGTTTATTGTCGCTACTGACATCTCCACCAAAGGAGTTGACTTAGATCAACTTTATCCTCTAGCAACTCAAGCTAAAGAAGCTACAGGCAATAAACATATCAAAGTCGTAGCTGATGCAGGTTACTACAATCCAAAAGAGATTAAGAGATGTGTTGATGAGGGAATAGATGTTTATGTACCCATACAAGATAAGCAAAAAAAGCAAGTAGACAGAGGAAAGTTTCCTCGTGATGCATTTCATTATGATGAAGCCAACGATTGCTATCACTGCCCAAACAACAAAGTGTTAAAGCGAAAAAAAACTATTTATGAGAATAAGGGTATCAAGCGTTTTATGTATTTCGGTACCCACTCTGTATGTAAAGTCTGTCCATTACGTTCAGAGTGTCTTCCTGAGAAAACACCTGCAAAACGTCTCTGGCGCTGGGAGCATGAAGCACTCATTGTCGAACACCGTACAAAGATGCAGACACCAGAAGCTAGAACTATGATTAAACAGCGTGCCGCTCTGGCAGAACACCCTTTTGGTACAATCAAACAAAATCTTGGCTGGAGCCACTTTCTGATGCGTGGTAAAACAAAGGTTGCTGGAGAAAATGCTCTCATTATGCTCACCTATAATTTCAGAAGATTGTTGAACCTGATTGGCATTGCACTGTTTCAAAAGCTTATGAAAGCGTTAAAAAGTGGCAATCTTGAGAGTATCAAGCAAGAAATAGCGGAGTATCTTGCAGTTTTATACTTTTTTAGGACATTTTTTCGTCAAAAAATGAGTTTTTCCGCCTGA
- a CDS encoding complex I subunit 5 family protein: MNWNTWIPLLVVLSSLVPALMIFGLPQEKRRLRIFLNLFGVFTTLFFVIWMFFGVYHGYHYEVRLPLLPDLDMVLRAGPLALLFSGLSSVLWLLTTIYAIGYLEGSTHSSRFFGFFSLCVTSTIGISLSGNLITFLIYYEMLTLSAYPLIVHRGTEESRLAGKTYLIYTLFGGALLLLSTIWLYSLAGTLEFTPRGFIDGIDEEHNFALISIFILFIAGFGVKAALFPLHGWLPMAMIAPAPVSALLHAVAVVKAGAFGIIRVVYEVFGIEKAALLGLTQPLAMLASVTIIYGSLRALFQDDLKRRLAFSTVSQVSYIILGVAIVGPIATVGGVVHLVHQGLMKITLFFCAGILAETLGIHKISEMNGVARRMPWTMAAFSIGALGMIGVPPIVGFVSKWYLGLGALEAGEQWVIVVLVGSSLLNAGYFLPILYRAWFLSAPTSWPHEDHFGRKETKLTLLLPPLVTAVLALLFGLFAASPFSPLEWVELIAKREFY; this comes from the coding sequence ATGAACTGGAATACATGGATTCCTCTTCTAGTAGTCCTCTCTTCCTTAGTTCCTGCCCTCATGATTTTTGGACTACCCCAAGAGAAGAGACGTCTGCGCATTTTTTTAAATCTTTTTGGGGTTTTTACAACACTTTTCTTTGTCATATGGATGTTTTTTGGTGTCTATCATGGTTACCATTACGAAGTACGTCTACCACTATTGCCAGATCTCGATATGGTATTGCGTGCCGGTCCTTTGGCTTTACTGTTTTCAGGTCTGTCTAGTGTCTTGTGGTTACTAACAACAATCTATGCTATAGGTTACCTAGAAGGCTCAACCCATAGTAGCCGTTTCTTTGGTTTTTTCAGTCTATGCGTCACTTCAACCATTGGAATATCCTTATCCGGAAACCTAATCACTTTTTTAATTTACTATGAGATGTTGACACTATCGGCCTATCCGCTTATAGTACATCGAGGGACAGAGGAATCCCGTCTTGCTGGAAAAACCTATCTTATATACACCCTCTTTGGCGGTGCATTACTATTACTTAGTACTATATGGTTATATAGTTTGGCAGGTACCTTGGAGTTTACTCCGAGGGGCTTTATTGACGGAATCGATGAAGAGCACAACTTTGCTCTTATAAGTATTTTCATTCTTTTTATAGCCGGATTTGGCGTCAAGGCAGCACTATTTCCACTGCATGGATGGCTTCCTATGGCCATGATAGCCCCAGCTCCTGTGAGTGCTCTGCTACATGCAGTAGCCGTAGTCAAGGCAGGTGCCTTTGGTATCATACGCGTAGTGTACGAGGTTTTCGGAATAGAAAAAGCAGCATTGCTTGGTTTGACGCAGCCGCTTGCGATGTTGGCATCGGTTACCATCATCTACGGTTCGTTACGGGCGCTGTTTCAAGATGACCTGAAACGTCGACTTGCCTTTTCTACTGTGAGTCAAGTCTCCTATATTATTCTTGGTGTGGCTATTGTTGGTCCCATTGCAACTGTAGGAGGTGTGGTACACCTGGTCCACCAAGGTCTGATGAAAATAACCCTATTTTTTTGTGCCGGAATCTTAGCGGAAACTCTGGGTATACATAAGATTAGTGAGATGAATGGCGTAGCCCGACGTATGCCTTGGACAATGGCAGCTTTTAGCATAGGTGCCTTGGGTATGATTGGGGTGCCACCGATTGTAGGTTTCGTCAGCAAATGGTATCTGGGGCTAGGTGCACTTGAAGCAGGAGAACAATGGGTAATTGTAGTTCTTGTTGGAAGCAGTCTTCTAAACGCAGGTTATTTTTTACCGATTTTATATCGTGCTTGGTTTCTTTCGGCACCAACTTCATGGCCACATGAAGATCACTTTGGGAGAAAAGAGACAAAATTGACTTTACTTCTGCCACCGCTTGTCACTGCAGTATTAGCACTACTTTTTGGCCTCTTTGCTGCATCGCCATTTAGTCCTCTTGAATGGGTTGAGTTGATTGCAAAGCGGGAGTTTTACTAA
- a CDS encoding universal stress protein — MKEVCNILVAIDKSNMSQEALKRAISIAKEKDAQLYIIHIIESSFLAPVFVSSIDEDTLRSSITQQIETLNEEAKVDFILFIESGTPASLIGYKAKKIKADLLVVGINDKTDIRNEHFGSTALKLIQKTNIPVLIVKNEVVGNYNKMIFPTNLSDYSKESILLANTLFSKTSKKYISACESLYELETLEERISVQEKKSYKIELFKSAKIKLDEFLGDVEDGEIELIACDTSANEDLLENIEKDDSDLLVLGSKGVNNLNSFIFGSTATYLLQRSSIDTLIYVPIKSKKSSSNIEEKDKSSAIEQDLQSRRDEIRSDFESLFEEHLKIANWNIPEAEDQKIAEGLSLILDEKLDEIKQKIKEGRYQEKRTDFWV, encoded by the coding sequence ATGAAAGAGGTTTGTAATATATTGGTTGCTATTGATAAGTCGAATATGTCACAAGAAGCGCTCAAAAGGGCTATCTCTATTGCAAAGGAGAAAGATGCACAACTGTATATTATACATATTATTGAATCCTCTTTTCTTGCGCCAGTCTTTGTTAGTTCAATTGATGAAGATACTTTAAGAAGTAGTATAACACAACAAATAGAGACTCTTAATGAAGAAGCTAAGGTTGACTTTATACTGTTTATAGAGTCAGGTACACCCGCTTCCTTGATAGGATACAAAGCAAAAAAAATAAAAGCTGATTTGCTTGTTGTTGGAATTAATGATAAAACTGATATTAGGAATGAACATTTTGGTTCTACAGCATTGAAACTAATCCAAAAAACAAATATTCCAGTTTTAATAGTTAAGAATGAAGTAGTTGGAAATTACAACAAGATGATTTTTCCTACAAATTTATCTGATTATTCCAAAGAGAGCATATTATTGGCAAACACTCTTTTTAGTAAAACTTCAAAAAAGTATATAAGTGCTTGCGAGTCTCTTTATGAGTTAGAGACATTAGAAGAGAGAATCTCTGTTCAAGAGAAGAAGAGCTATAAAATAGAACTGTTTAAAAGTGCAAAAATAAAGTTGGATGAGTTTTTAGGCGATGTAGAAGATGGTGAGATAGAATTGATTGCATGTGATACTTCAGCTAATGAGGATCTCCTAGAAAATATAGAAAAAGATGATTCTGATTTACTTGTATTAGGCTCTAAGGGAGTAAATAATTTAAATTCATTTATTTTTGGCTCAACAGCAACTTATCTATTGCAAAGATCTTCTATTGACACACTTATTTATGTTCCTATAAAATCAAAAAAAAGTTCTTCTAATATAGAAGAAAAAGATAAATCTTCTGCAATAGAGCAAGACCTTCAAAGCCGAAGAGATGAGATTAGAAGTGATTTTGAATCTCTTTTTGAAGAGCATTTAAAGATTGCTAACTGGAATATTCCTGAAGCAGAGGACCAAAAAATAGCAGAAGGTTTATCATTGATATTAGATGAAAAACTTGATGAAATTAAACAAAAAATAAAAGAGGGAAGATACCAGGAAAAACGAACTGATTTTTGGGTATGA
- the clpX gene encoding ATP-dependent Clp protease ATP-binding subunit ClpX, translating into MEKFTCDFCGKNSDEVEKIFSAEKSHICNECIETCSLVLHKSQLQKAKKEFQKGLSIPTKLKEHLDNYVIGQDEAKKVLSVALYSHYKRIDKPVHNNIEIEKSNILLVGPTGSGKTLLAKSLAKIMDVPFAVADATALTEAGYVGEDVESILSRLLASADFDLEKAQKGIIYIDEIDKIANKSESATSGRDVSGEGVQQGLLKILEGGDVYVPLKGSRKSSSAETVLFDTTHVLFICGGAFVGLVDDEETKKKNKTKEMGFLKSKEKEKLSSNDIESKDLISFGLIPEFIGRIPVITTLNPLSVEDLIKVLTEPKNAIIKQYQALFELDGIDLEFSKDALEEIAKMADKKGVGARGLRGIIEKIMLPLQYELPAKNDVQGCKITKSFIDGKGEVELTYVQKEKN; encoded by the coding sequence ATGGAAAAATTTACATGTGATTTTTGTGGTAAAAACTCTGATGAGGTAGAGAAAATCTTTAGTGCTGAAAAGTCTCATATATGTAACGAGTGTATAGAGACTTGTTCTCTTGTTTTACATAAATCACAACTTCAAAAAGCTAAAAAAGAGTTTCAAAAGGGACTCAGTATCCCTACAAAACTAAAAGAACATTTAGACAACTATGTCATAGGTCAAGATGAAGCAAAAAAAGTTTTAAGTGTTGCTCTTTACTCGCACTATAAAAGAATCGATAAGCCTGTTCATAACAATATAGAGATTGAAAAAAGTAACATTTTGCTTGTAGGACCAACTGGTAGCGGTAAGACACTTTTAGCAAAAAGTTTGGCAAAAATCATGGATGTACCATTTGCAGTAGCAGATGCAACAGCACTCACCGAAGCTGGATATGTTGGAGAGGATGTTGAGTCTATTTTGTCCCGTCTCTTAGCATCAGCTGATTTTGACCTTGAAAAAGCTCAAAAAGGGATAATCTACATAGACGAGATAGACAAAATCGCAAACAAGAGCGAGAGTGCAACAAGCGGCAGAGATGTAAGCGGAGAGGGCGTTCAGCAAGGTCTTCTTAAGATTTTAGAGGGTGGTGACGTTTATGTCCCTCTAAAGGGGAGCAGAAAAAGTTCATCCGCAGAGACAGTTCTTTTTGACACTACACATGTACTATTTATTTGTGGTGGTGCTTTTGTTGGTTTAGTTGATGATGAAGAGACAAAGAAAAAAAATAAAACTAAAGAGATGGGTTTTTTAAAGAGTAAAGAGAAAGAGAAACTAAGTTCTAACGACATTGAGTCAAAAGACTTAATAAGCTTTGGTCTTATCCCTGAGTTTATAGGAAGAATCCCAGTAATTACAACACTAAATCCATTATCAGTAGAAGACCTGATAAAAGTCCTAACAGAGCCTAAAAATGCGATTATAAAACAGTATCAAGCACTGTTTGAACTCGATGGAATTGATCTGGAGTTTAGCAAAGATGCCTTAGAAGAGATAGCAAAAATGGCGGATAAAAAAGGCGTTGGAGCACGTGGACTAAGAGGGATAATAGAAAAAATCATGTTACCGCTTCAGTATGAGCTACCGGCTAAAAATGATGTTCAAGGGTGCAAAATCACTAAAAGCTTTATAGACGGCAAGGGTGAAGTAGAGTTGACATATGTACAAAAGGAGAAGAACTGA
- a CDS encoding DUF21 domain-containing protein has product MTDLVTWIGILICISQAGMFSGLNLAFFSLSKMRLEIEMSNGNKDAAKVLKLRKDSNYLLTTTLWGNVGVNVLLALLSNSVMTGLVAFIFSTFIITIFGEIVPQAYFSRNALRVASIFSPVVHFYQILLWPLAKPSAKILDMWLGKEGIKFYKENEIEEILRMHIREKDSDIAHVEGTGALNFLAIDDLQVGQEGVPIDPQSIISLEFEGRHPIFPTITSSANDPFLRLVYQSKKSWVIIIDTQGKPRLVIDVDRFISAALFEYDTFEPIKYCHRPVIISNLESTLGDTLPGLKVDTEDDVIDKDIVIIWGEDQRIITGTDILGRLLHGIITK; this is encoded by the coding sequence ATGACTGACTTAGTAACATGGATTGGAATATTGATATGCATATCACAAGCTGGAATGTTTTCAGGTCTCAATTTGGCATTTTTCAGCCTAAGTAAGATGCGACTTGAAATTGAGATGTCAAATGGTAACAAAGATGCTGCCAAAGTACTTAAATTGCGGAAAGATTCAAATTATCTCTTAACTACGACTTTATGGGGAAATGTCGGAGTAAATGTATTGTTAGCACTTCTTTCAAACTCTGTAATGACAGGCCTTGTAGCCTTTATCTTTTCTACTTTTATTATTACTATTTTTGGTGAAATTGTTCCACAGGCATATTTTTCTCGTAATGCCTTACGTGTTGCATCAATATTCTCACCCGTGGTACATTTTTATCAAATACTCCTATGGCCGTTAGCTAAGCCTTCTGCAAAAATTCTTGATATGTGGTTAGGTAAAGAAGGAATAAAGTTTTACAAAGAGAATGAGATTGAAGAAATATTAAGGATGCATATACGTGAGAAAGACAGTGATATTGCTCATGTTGAGGGAACTGGAGCACTTAATTTTCTTGCCATTGATGATTTACAGGTAGGCCAGGAGGGTGTACCTATTGACCCACAAAGTATAATCTCTTTAGAGTTTGAAGGCAGACATCCAATTTTCCCAACTATAACCTCTTCTGCAAATGATCCTTTTTTACGCCTTGTGTATCAATCTAAAAAGTCATGGGTAATTATTATAGATACTCAAGGTAAGCCTAGGCTAGTAATAGATGTGGACCGCTTTATAAGTGCTGCATTATTTGAGTATGATACTTTTGAACCAATAAAGTATTGTCATAGACCAGTGATTATCTCAAATCTTGAGTCAACTCTTGGCGATACACTACCTGGACTTAAAGTTGATACTGAAGATGATGTTATAGACAAGGATATTGTCATTATATGGGGTGAAGACCAGCGGATTATTACAGGTACGGATATTCTTGGACGACTGCTACACGGTATTATTACAAAATAA
- a CDS encoding complex I subunit 5 family protein: protein METLINIPWAIFLILLPLAGGITCFLWPEKTKIVGLSTIVSVVISVAGLTWVMIETGPFHHTVGGWGAPLGIDLYADGLSLLMLTITSLVGLGISIYATGYFNSNYSIRFWPLWLFIMAALNALFLSADIFNFYITLELMGLAAVALTALGTSADALTGAMRYLLATLLGSLVYLFGVALLYHNFGSVDITILSQRIESTPIVWAALGLMSTGLILKTALFPLHFWLPSAHASAPAPVSAILSALIIKASFYILLRIWLDIFAPLGYELVATLLGVFGSVAILWGSIQALLQTRLKLLIAYSTIAQIGYLFLAFSLAISGAMTAWSAVVYLMFSHALAKSAMFLVAGNLMHFCGHDRIKDLDRIAQRLPVTAAAFALAGVSIVGLPPSGGFIGKWFLLETALQQEQWAFTAVIMLGSLLAAGYIFKVLGFAFTQAIASHDPHVIPAHMEWAALLLACMAIIVGFFSSPLLFIVDIGNPFEISELKR, encoded by the coding sequence ATAAACATTCCATGGGCCATTTTTCTTATTTTGTTGCCATTAGCAGGTGGTATAACCTGTTTTCTCTGGCCTGAGAAAACAAAAATCGTTGGACTTAGCACCATAGTCTCTGTTGTGATTTCAGTGGCAGGGCTTACTTGGGTAATGATTGAAACTGGACCCTTTCATCATACTGTCGGCGGTTGGGGTGCTCCGCTGGGTATTGATCTATATGCTGATGGGCTTAGCCTTTTGATGTTAACAATAACTTCTCTCGTAGGGCTGGGAATCAGTATTTATGCAACGGGATATTTCAATTCAAATTATTCGATTCGTTTCTGGCCGCTTTGGCTCTTTATAATGGCCGCTTTAAATGCACTATTTTTATCAGCAGATATCTTTAATTTTTATATAACACTGGAGCTGATGGGGCTAGCAGCCGTTGCATTAACAGCTTTAGGTACGAGTGCAGATGCCTTAACTGGAGCTATGCGTTATTTATTGGCGACGCTACTGGGCTCGCTGGTCTATCTATTTGGTGTTGCTTTACTGTATCACAACTTCGGTAGTGTCGATATTACGATTCTCTCTCAACGAATTGAATCTACGCCGATTGTTTGGGCAGCATTAGGCCTCATGAGTACAGGGCTTATACTTAAAACAGCACTTTTTCCTTTACATTTCTGGCTTCCTTCTGCTCATGCAAGTGCTCCGGCTCCAGTGAGTGCTATTCTTTCTGCATTAATAATAAAAGCCTCTTTTTATATTCTGCTTCGTATATGGTTAGATATATTTGCTCCACTTGGTTATGAACTTGTTGCTACACTACTTGGAGTGTTTGGTTCGGTAGCTATTCTTTGGGGTTCTATACAGGCTTTGCTGCAAACCCGGTTAAAGCTGCTTATTGCCTATTCGACCATAGCTCAGATTGGTTATCTTTTTCTGGCATTTTCACTCGCAATAAGCGGTGCTATGACAGCTTGGAGTGCTGTTGTTTATCTGATGTTTTCTCATGCTTTAGCAAAGAGTGCTATGTTCCTGGTAGCAGGTAATTTAATGCATTTTTGTGGACATGATCGTATTAAAGATTTAGACCGTATCGCACAAAGACTGCCTGTAACAGCAGCTGCATTTGCTCTAGCTGGGGTAAGTATCGTAGGTTTACCTCCAAGCGGTGGTTTTATCGGCAAGTGGTTTCTTCTCGAAACAGCACTGCAACAGGAACAATGGGCTTTTACAGCAGTCATAATGCTTGGTAGCTTACTGGCTGCTGGCTATATTTTCAAGGTTTTGGGCTTTGCATTTACTCAAGCTATTGCATCTCATGACCCGCATGTAATCCCTGCTCATATGGAGTGGGCAGCACTTCTACTTGCATGCATGGCAATTATTGTAGGTTTTTTCTCCTCACCCTTATTATTTATAGTTGACATCGGCAATCCATTTGAAATTAGTGAGCTAAAACGATGA
- a CDS encoding nucleotidyl transferase AbiEii/AbiGii toxin family protein — MKNIEFIKEHYSEQIHALNSFIQDAYSSLPNKDYSTIRFGGGTALAIYYFQHRLSFDIDLFVTDVQILNYLSPKHWIDETNKFNTSKYIDLSNHIRVLEKKNNIKIDVLVSQNASSEYLLDNSKVIFTSDVYVESIEDIIAKKIVYRRNDNLTRDIIDIAIAIKLKDGILQNMLERGLINELDLKELKTSLENLDKKTFEEEIEIVAPFENYINDAKNAPEIIKQECQKILT, encoded by the coding sequence ATGAAAAATATTGAATTTATAAAAGAACATTACAGTGAACAGATACACGCTTTAAACAGTTTTATTCAAGATGCTTACAGTTCTTTACCAAATAAAGACTACTCTACAATCAGGTTTGGTGGTGGAACTGCATTAGCTATATACTATTTTCAACACAGGCTTAGTTTTGATATTGACTTATTTGTGACTGATGTACAAATATTAAACTACCTTAGCCCAAAGCATTGGATAGATGAAACAAATAAATTTAATACTAGCAAGTACATTGATCTATCAAACCACATAAGAGTATTGGAGAAGAAGAATAATATAAAAATCGACGTATTGGTCTCTCAAAATGCTTCATCTGAGTATTTACTTGACAATTCAAAAGTTATTTTTACCAGTGATGTATATGTTGAGAGCATAGAAGATATTATTGCTAAGAAAATAGTTTATAGACGAAATGATAATCTTACAAGAGACATTATAGATATCGCCATAGCTATAAAGTTAAAAGATGGCATCCTGCAAAATATGCTTGAGAGAGGCTTGATTAATGAACTAGATTTGAAAGAGTTAAAAACTTCATTGGAGAACTTAGATAAAAAAACTTTCGAAGAGGAGATAGAAATTGTAGCGCCTTTTGAAAATTACATAAATGATGCTAAAAATGCTCCTGAGATTATAAAGCAAGAATGTCAAAAAATATTAACTTAG